In a genomic window of Candidatus Thermoplasmatota archaeon:
- a CDS encoding Ku protein gives MPRSIWSGAVSFGLVNVPVKAYSAASPKDVRFHQLHGPDGARIQQKRWCSAEDREVPYEEIVKGYEISPDRYVTVTREELDALDPEATKTIDIESFVELSEIDPMHFENAYWLAPDKGAAKPYALLVRALEEAGRVGLARVVMRTKKYLVALRAKDGAMAMFTMAYPDEITPAPEIEGLPAVTKDVSEREIALARQLVEALSEPFDPSKLVDDYRARVLDLVEKKAAGEEIVVAPAPEAAAAPKNLMAALEASIAAAKKAEA, from the coding sequence GTGCCCCGCTCCATCTGGTCGGGCGCCGTGAGCTTTGGCCTCGTGAACGTGCCCGTCAAGGCCTACAGCGCCGCCTCGCCCAAGGACGTCCGTTTCCACCAGCTGCACGGCCCCGACGGCGCCCGCATCCAGCAGAAGCGCTGGTGCAGCGCCGAGGACCGCGAGGTCCCCTACGAGGAGATCGTGAAAGGCTACGAGATCTCACCCGACCGGTACGTGACGGTCACGCGCGAGGAGCTCGACGCGCTCGATCCCGAGGCGACAAAGACGATCGACATCGAATCGTTCGTCGAGCTCTCCGAGATCGACCCCATGCACTTCGAGAACGCGTACTGGCTTGCCCCCGACAAGGGCGCGGCCAAGCCCTACGCGCTTCTCGTCCGCGCGCTCGAGGAGGCCGGACGCGTGGGCCTTGCGCGCGTGGTCATGCGGACCAAGAAGTACCTCGTCGCGCTGCGCGCCAAGGACGGCGCGATGGCCATGTTCACGATGGCCTACCCCGACGAGATCACGCCGGCTCCGGAGATCGAGGGACTGCCGGCCGTGACAAAGGACGTAAGCGAGCGCGAGATCGCGCTTGCGCGCCAGCTCGTCGAAGCCCTCTCCGAGCCCTTCGACCCCTCGAAGCTCGTGGACGACTACCGCGCGCGCGTGCTCGACCTCGTCGAGAAGAAAGCCGCGGGCGAGGAGATCGTCGTCGCCCCCGCGCCCGAGGCGGCCGCGGCGCCCAAGAACCTCATGGCGGCGCTCGAGGCCTCCATCGCGGCGGCGAAGAAGGCCGAGGCGTAG
- the ligD gene encoding non-homologous end-joining DNA ligase, which produces MGRTETRVVVEGRELVLSNLDKVMYPRTGFTKGDVIAYYRAISPWLLPHLAARPVTLKRYPDGVEGEFFYEKTCPPHRPEWVRIAPIWSEGRGEDIPFCVFDDLPTLVWAANLADLELHTYLHSMEDDERPHFLAFDLDPGPPANVLDAARVALALRALLAHLNLEAYPKTSGGKGMQVYVPLNAPDVTYEHAKPFARAVAEILAKERPREIVSNMRKDLRKGKVLVDWSQNDDHKTTVCVYSLRARERPTVSTPLFWDEVEDAVRAERADRLVFLSDDALSRCREHGDLFAPVLSKRQALPPFVRQSSSRGRQEPSAA; this is translated from the coding sequence ATGGGGCGGACGGAGACGCGCGTGGTCGTCGAGGGACGGGAGCTTGTGCTCTCGAACCTGGACAAGGTGATGTACCCGCGGACGGGGTTCACGAAGGGCGACGTCATCGCGTACTACCGCGCGATCTCGCCCTGGCTCCTCCCCCACCTTGCCGCGCGCCCCGTCACGCTCAAGCGGTACCCCGACGGCGTGGAGGGCGAGTTCTTCTACGAGAAGACCTGCCCGCCGCACCGGCCCGAATGGGTGAGGATCGCGCCCATCTGGAGCGAGGGACGCGGCGAGGACATCCCCTTCTGCGTCTTCGACGACCTTCCCACGCTCGTGTGGGCGGCCAACCTCGCCGACCTCGAGCTCCACACGTACCTCCACTCGATGGAAGACGACGAGCGTCCCCACTTCCTCGCCTTCGACCTCGACCCCGGACCGCCGGCAAACGTCCTCGACGCCGCGCGCGTCGCGCTTGCGTTGCGCGCGCTCCTGGCCCACCTCAACCTCGAAGCGTACCCGAAGACTTCCGGCGGCAAGGGCATGCAGGTGTACGTTCCCTTGAACGCGCCCGACGTCACGTACGAGCACGCGAAGCCGTTTGCACGCGCAGTCGCGGAGATCCTCGCCAAGGAGCGCCCGCGCGAGATCGTCTCGAACATGCGAAAGGACCTGCGCAAGGGCAAGGTGCTCGTCGACTGGAGCCAGAACGACGACCACAAGACGACCGTCTGCGTGTACTCGCTGCGCGCCCGCGAGCGGCCCACCGTCTCCACGCCGCTCTTCTGGGACGAGGTGGAGGACGCCGTCCGCGCGGAACGCGCCGACCGGTTGGTCTTCCTCTCCGACGACGCGCTCTCCCGCTGCCGCGAACACGGCGACCTCTTTGCGCCCGTGCTCTCCAAGCGGCAGGCGCTGCCGCCGTTCGTCCGCCAATCTTCATCACGAGGCCGGCAGGAACCAAGTGCCGCATGA